The following proteins are encoded in a genomic region of Brachypodium distachyon strain Bd21 chromosome 1, Brachypodium_distachyon_v3.0, whole genome shotgun sequence:
- the LOC100829872 gene encoding protein RBL, which translates to MNAAIVDPLQGDFPETIEEFLQHGNMKCIAFNRRGTLLAAGCANGSCIIWDFETRGLAREFRDKDCTAPITSVSWSKYGHRLLASATDRSLTLWNVETGEKISRITLQQTPLHACLHPGSSTPSVCLACPLSSAPILVDLNTGSTIVLPVSASNNGNAPASSSRGKFSDGSPPFTPTAATFDKYGDLIYVGNSKGEILIVDSKSIQVHAVIPIPGGTVVKDIVFSRGGQYLLTNSNDRVIRVYENILPIKGSGKEIEKIITNNKNDYVSPYEKLKANGARCLVFSCEVSDAISKVQWKAPCFSGDAEWIVGASANKGEHRLHIWSRAGRLIKILEGPKEALIDLAWHPFDPSIASVSVAGLIYIWAKEHVENWSAFAPDFEELEENVEYIEKEDEFDINAYTEKAKKTGINEDADIDIETKEKNSSFSDLEDDSVDEIIYLPAIPSPDTPDEQPDKCLVSSSKLEDSNHSGSPSSMDAVQNGQTIPPASSPLEVDNSTAEEPAEAANSKRKRKLSAKGLEMQQAEKVKKPAIKISNGKSSKSKSKQVELPNGNSSPADVDIDDEATEDDEI; encoded by the exons ATGAATGCAGCTATAGTCG ATCCTTTGCAAGGGGATTTTCCAGAGACCATTGAGGAGTTCTTGCAGCATGGGAATATGAAATGCATTGCGTTCAATCGCAGGGGAACTCTCCTTGCTG CTGGATGTGCAAATGGTAGCTGTATTATCTGGGACTTTGAAACAAGGGGACTTGCAAGAGAATTTCGTGATAAAGACTGTACTGCACCTATAACTAGTGTCTCCTGGTCTAAATACGGTCACCGTTTGCTTGCCTCTGCTACTGATAGGTCATTGACACTTTGGAATGTGGAAACTGGGGAAAAGATTTCCCGCATAACTCTTCAGCAGACTCCATTGCATGCCTGTCTTCATCCTGGTTCATCCACACCGTCTGTTTGTTTAGCATGTCCTCTCTCTTCTGCGCCTATTCTTGTTGATTTAAATACCGGGAGTACCATAGTTCTTCCAGTTTCTGCATCTAATAATGGTAATGCTCCCGCGTCTAGTTCACGTGGTAAGTTTTCGGATGGTTCTCCACCTTTTACACCAACTGCTGCAACGTTTGATAAGTATGGAGACCTGATTTATGTGGGCAATTCCAAGGGAGAGATACTAATTGTAGATTCAAAAAGCATCCAAGTACATGCGGTAATTCCCATCCCAGGTGGAACAGTAGTTAAGGATATTGTTTTCAGCAGGGGTGGCCAATATCTACTCACAAACTCCAATGATAGGGTCATTAGAGTCTATGAGAATATTCTGCCAATTAAAGGTTCTGGCAAGGAGATTGAAAAAATAAtcaccaacaacaaaaatgacTATGTAAGTCCGTATGAGAAGCTAAAAGCAAATGGTGCACGCTGCCTAGTTTTTTCCTGTGAAGTCTCAGATGCCATCTCAAAGGTACAGTGGAAGGCACCATGTTTCAGTGGTGATGCTGAATGGATTGTTGGTGCTTCTGCAAACAAAGGAGAGCACAGGCTGCACATATGGAGCCGGGCTGGGCGTCTTATAAAGATCCTTGAAGGTCCAAAGGAAGCTCTCATTGATCTCGCTTGGCATCCGTTTGATCCTTCAATCGCATCAGTATCTGTGGCAGGATTAATATACATCTGGGCCAAGGAACATGTAGAAAATTGGAGTGCCTTCGCTCCTGATTTCGAAGAACTAGAAGAAAATGTGGAATATATAGAAAAAGAGGATGAGTTTGACATAAATGCTTATACAGAAAAG GCTAAAAAAACAGGGATAAATGAGGATGCAGATATTGATATTGAGACTAAGGAGAAGAACTCATCATTCAGTGATTTGGAGGACGATTCAGTGGATGAGATCATCTACTTGCCTGCTATTCCTTCACCAGACACTCCTGATGAGCAGCCAGATAAATGCCTAGTAAGCTCATCAAAGTTGGAGGACAGCAATCATTCTGGTTCCCCATCGTCGATGGATGCTGTACAGAATGGTCAAACCATCCCACCAGCATCTAGCCCACTAGAAG TTGATAATTCCACAGCCGAAGAGCCGGCAGAAGCGGCAAACtcaaagaggaagaggaagcttTCAGCCAAGGGGCTCGAGATGCAGCAAGCTGAAAAGGTGAAAAAACCAGCAATAAAGATTTCCAATGGCAAGTCATCGAAATCCAAGAGCAAGCAGGTGGAACTTCCCAATGGGAACAGCTCACCCGCTGACGTCGACATCGACGACGAAGCTACTGAGGATGATGAGATCTAA
- the LOC112270040 gene encoding uncharacterized protein LOC112270040, with protein MARESLLDCLAFAGAWLGHGRKGHWHGKKKKLPYCVARMIGKQMGVTGLFAGVAKDVNNGGGGIVGREDDCMPRCSGDDGDEDDSDDENSEDDDVFDRDGGSEVDEFAGTKLDFYRSGKGLPIMAEETWRSRLARGKKKMHV; from the exons ATGGCCAGGGAGAGCCTCCTCGACTGCCTCGCCTTCGCCGGCGCCTGGCTCGGCCACGGCCGGAAAGGGCACTGGcacgggaagaagaagaagctgccaTACTGCGTGGCTCGGATGATCGGGAAGCAAATGGGCGTCACGGGGCTcttcgccggcgtggcgaagGACGTTAATAACGGGGGCGGCGGCATTGTGGGAAGGGAGGATGATTGCATGCCGCGATGCAGCGGCGACGACGGTGATGAGGATGATAGTGACGATGAAAATTCGGAGGATGATGACGTTTTCGATCGTGATGGTGGAAGCGAGGTCGACGAATTTGCCGGGACTAAACTGGATTTCTATAGATCAG GTAAGGGTTTGCCTATCATGGCGGAAGAGACTTGGAGGAGCAGATTAGCccgggggaagaagaagatgcatgTGTGA
- the LOC112270813 gene encoding uncharacterized protein LOC112270813 produces the protein MAKIVEEEEEDEEDEAAETLGSSCGCGCFFCAMKQPDARLRRASVAAFFRELPYSSEDNVGAAAAVWRAAMDAPDDPELPSLGAIRCVSLLLARALADNDRQGQSASGAAVAYYAAHAIGSYTIRSSAHAELAVSAGAVRPLLALLGGAMTWVEQRAAARALGHLASHDATFPAVACHAAEAVPLAVRAASTCVADVYASYVSLEPSQRPRYQRELLLMRGPGAEERKAEEWASQLQCWSIYFLSTLASRDASSHAAICHDQAHPSFLRELPRMWGGLANGDSPAGVGLLRILCRSSLGRRAVVACPDALSGLCDLARSSDDWQYMAIDCLLLLLGDRDTWHAAADAAAPRLVDLAELRRLGPRPRLGDAITRALLRLDDDDDHVVLRGEDLGTEAKEALAYLTEMKISRKEREEAMSRDELRERKLLAKEKKRQGNDTFWQGDVEGAMELYTEALELCPLRARRERVVLHSNRAQCRLLDRDPGAAASDATRALAL, from the coding sequence ATGGCCAAGATCgtagaagaggaagaggaggatgaggaggacgaAGCAGCCGAAACCCTCGGCTCaagctgcggctgcggctgcttcTTCTGTGCCATGAAACAGCCGGACGCCCGGCTCCGCCGCGCCAGCGTCGCGGCCTTCTTCCGTGAGCTGCCATACAGCAGCGAAGACAACGTcggggcggccgccgccgtgtgGCGCGCGGCCATGGACGCGCCCGACGACCCGGAGCTCCCTTCGCTGGGCGCCATCCGGTGCGTGTCCCTACTCCTTGCGCGCGCGCTCGCCGACAATGATCGGCAGGGCCAGAGCGCGAGCGGCGCTGCTGTGGCGTACTACGCGGCGCACGCCATCGGTTCCTACACGATCCGCTCCTCGGCGCACGCCGAGCTGGCCGtgtccgccggcgccgtgcgGCCCTTGCTGGCGCTCCTGGGAGGCGCCATGACGTGGGTCGAGCAgcgcgccgcggcgcgcgccctGGGTCACCTGGCCAGCCACGACGCCACGTTCCCTGCCGTGGCGTGCCACGCCGCCGAGGCCGTGCCGCTCGCCGTGCGCGCCGCGTCCACGTGCGTCGCCGACGTGTACGCCAGCTACGTCTCCCTGGAACCAAGCCAGCGGCCCAGGTACCAGCGCGAGCTCCTCCTGATGCGCGGGCCCGGGGCCGAGGAGCGGAAGGCCGAGGAATGGGCGAGCCAGCTCCAATGCTGGTCGATCTACTTCCTCAGCACCCTGGCCTCGAGGGACGCGTCATCTCATGCCGCGATATGCCATGACCAGGCTCACCCATCCTTCCTGCGGGAGCTCCCCCGGATGTGGGGCGGGCTAGCCAACGGCGACTCCCCTGCCGGCGTCGGGCTGCTCCGGATCCTCTGCAGGAGCTccctcggccgccgcgccgtcgtgGCGTGCCCCGACGCGCTCTCCGGCCTCTGCGACCTCGCACGGTCCTCCGACGACTGGCAGTACATGGCCATCGACtgcctgctgctcctcctgggCGACCGCGACACGTGGCACGCGGCCGCTGACGCGGCAGCCCCGCGGCTCGTCGACCTGGCCGAGCTCCGGCGTCTCGGGCCCAGGCCACGGCTCGGCGACGCCATAACGAGAGCGCTGCTTCGTctcgacgatgacgacgatcATGTGGTACTCCGTGGTGAGGATCTGGGCACAGAAGCGAAGGAAGCGCTCGCTTACCTAACGGAGATGAAGATatcgaggaaggagagggaagAGGCGATGTCTAGGGACGAGCTGAGGGAGAGAAAGCTTCtggccaaggagaagaagaggcaagGCAACGACACGTTCTGGCAAGGGGACGTGGAGGGGGCCATGGAGCTGTACACGGAGGCTCTGGAGCTCTGCCCGCTCCGCGCGAGGCGGGAGCGGGTCGTGCTGCACAGCAACCGGGCCCAGTGCCGGCTGCTCGATCGCGACCCGGGCGCGGCCGCGAGCGACGCGACGCGcgcgctggcgctg
- the LOC100846451 gene encoding probable protein phosphatase 2C 29: MRWLRRCCCCCFGSGGGAGDGLVWDVALKAHASGDYSVAVAQANEALEDQAQVLVSPASTLVGVYDGHGGPEAARFVNARLFSLIQEFASENGGLSAEVIKKAFGATEEEFLGMVAKSWPSQPRLMSVGSCCLVGAIEAGTLYVANLGDSRAVLGRRATAPGKANKNHKKKRVVAERLSRDHNVADESVRREVAEMHPDDSTIVLNSHGVWRIKGIIQVSRSIGDAYLKKKPDYNNASNNSSGSSNPAGLVMMQYICPFPLPRPVMSAVPSITTRRLRPGDAFVIFASDGLWEQLSDEAAVGIVSRSPRKGVAMRLVRAAQLEAARKKDIKYESIAAIEKGRRRRFHDDITVVVLFLDDRGDSRSASTGGAAEGIDGTFAPVDVFSLGPDDHQSEDPTRPVLR, encoded by the exons ATGAGGTGGTtacggcgctgctgctgctgctgcttcgggagcggcggcggggccggcgacggTCTGGTGTGGGACGTGGCCCTGAAGGCGCACGCGTCCGGGGACTACTCCGTGGCCGTGGCGCAGGCGAACGAGGCCCTGGAGGACCAGGCGCAGGTGCTCGTGTCCCCGGCCTCCACGCTCGTCGGCGTCTACGACGGCCACGGTGGGCCCGAGGCCGCCCGCTTCGTCAACGCCCGCCTCTTCTCCCTCATCCAAG AGTTCGCGTCCGAGAACGGGGGCCTGTCGGCGGAGGTGATCAAGAAGGCGTTCGGCGCCACGGAGGAGGAGTTTCTGGGCATGGTGGCCAAGTCGTGGCCGTCGCAGCCGCGGCTCATGTCCGTGGGCTCCTGCTGCCTCGTGGGCGCCATCGAGGCCGGCACTCTCTACGTCGCCAACCTCGGCGACTCCCGCGCCGTGCTCGgccgccgcgccaccgcccCCGGCAAAGCGAACAAAAATCACAAGAAGAAGCGTGTGGTGGCGGAGCGGCTGTCGAGGGACCACAACGTGGCCGACGAGTCCGTCCGGCGGGAGGTGGCCGAGATGCACCCGGACGACTCGACCATCGTGCTCAACAGCCACGGCGTGTGGCGGATCAAGGGCATCATCCAGGTGTCCCGCTCCATCGGCGACGCCTACCTCAAGAAGAAGCCCGACTACAACAACgccagcaacaacagcagcggcagcagcaacccGGCAGGGCTGGTGATGATGCAGTACATCTGCCCGTTCCCGCTGCCGCGGCCGGTGATGAGCGCGGTGCCGTCGATCACGACGCGCAGGCTGCGACCGGGCGACGCGTTCGTCATCTTCGCGTCGGACGGGCTGTGGGAGCAGCTCAGCGACGAGGCCGCAGTGGGGATCGTGTCCCGGAGCCCCAGGAAGGGCGTCGCCATGAGGCTCGTGAGGGCGGCGCAGCTGGAGGCGGCCAGGAAGAAGGACATCAAGTACGAGAGCATCGCGGCCATCGAGAAGGGCCGCAGGCGGAGGTTCCACGACGACATCACCGTCGTCGTGCTCTTCCTCGACGACCGCGGCGATAGCAGGAGCGCGAGTACTGGTGGCGCCGCCGAAGGGATCGACGGCACCTTCGCCCCCGTAGACGTGTTCTCGCTCGGCCCCGACGACCACCAGAGCGAGGATCCGACGAGGCCCGTGCTCCGTTGA